CGGTCGGATCGCCCATGGGCCGACAGCCTAGGTAGGCTCGCCCCCCAGGTGGACACGAAGGGGCAGCGGACACATGCAGCACCTCACCCCGACGGGGCGCAGCGAGGACGGCTCACGGCTGATCCTGGTCAGCGACTCGGGTGAGGAGTACGCCGTCGACGTGGACGCCCGGTTGCGCGAGGTGCTGCGCGACCGACCAGCAGGTGCACCCTCCACCTCACGGGCCGCCCGCACCGGGCAGAAGCAGGAGAACACGATGGACAGCGCCCTGCGACCTCGCGACATCCAGGCGCGGATCCGGGCCGGCGAGTCCGCCGAGCAGGTGGCCCAGGCCGCCGGCACCCCGGTCGAGACGATCATGCCGTACGCCTCCCCCGTGCTCGCCGAGCGCGCCCACGTCGCCTACACCGCGCTCAAGGCCTCCGTGCGCCGCCCCGGCGGTCCGACCGGCGGCGCCCGGACCCTCGGCGAGGCGGTCGAGCAGTTCCTCGCCGAGCACCGCCTCCACGACGACGACGTCGAGTGGGACGCCTGGCGCCGGCCCGACGGCCGGTGGGCGCTGACCGCCGACGTCACCGTCGCGGGCCGCGACCGCCACGCCGAGCTCACCGCCGACCTGCCGGGCCGCTACGTGCTGGCCGAGAACGACGACGCCCGCCTGCTCACCGGCGAGCTCGTCGAGGACCGCGGCACCGGCGCCGTCGCCGCCGCCCCCCGGCGCCTCACCGCGCTGCGGCCGGGCGAGGACCTGCCGCTGGGCGACGACGCCATCGAGCTGGTCCGCGACCGCGAGGAGCCGTCGTCGACCGCCGAGGCCTTCGACCCCGGCGCCGACACCGCCGACGCCGACTGGATCGCCGACGGCGCCGCCCCCGTCGAGGAGCCGACCAGCGCACCCGCCCACGAGGACGGCCTCGACGACGCCGGCCACGACCACGCCGACGAGCGCGACCCCGACCTCGAGGACACCGTCGCCGTCCCCCGCACCGACGACGGGCCCCACGACGAGCAGCCGGAGGCCGACGACGAGCCCGTCGTCCCCGCCGCGGACCCGGAGGTCGTCGACGCGGAGCTGGAGGCCCGGTCCGGGCCCGAGCCCGACCAGGACGAGCTGGACCTGGGCGTCCCGCCCCAGTCGGCCGAGGAGAAGCAGCGCACGGCCCGCAGGAAGCGCGCGTCGGTGCCGTCGTGGGACGAGATCATGTTCGGCGGCGGCGGGTCCGACTCCTAGTCCCGAGCCCTCGCCCTTTGCCGTTACCTGACGGTAATCTCGGCCGATCCCCGCAGGCACGATCCGCAGGCACGATCCGAGAGAGTGGTGCACCCGCATGGCCTACTTCGTCACCGGCGCGACCGGCTTCATCGGCCGCTACCTCGTCACCGAGCTGGTCGAGAACCGCGAGGGCACCATCTACGCGCTGTGCCGCGAGGGCTCCCGGGCACGGCTGCAGGCGCTGGTGGACCAGTGGGGCGAGGACCGGGTGGTGCCGGTCGTCGGCGACCTCTCCGAGCCCGACCTCGGCGTCGACCCGCAGTGGATCGCCGAGCACCGCGGCGACGTCGACCACGTCTTCCACCTCGCCGCCATCTACGACATGACCGCGAGCGACGAGCTCAACGAGCAGCTCAACGTCGGCGGCACCCGCAACGCGGTGGCGCTGGCCGAGCACCTGGGCGCCGGCTGCTTCCACCAGGTCTCCTCCGTCGCGGCGTCCGGCGACTTCGTCGGGGTCTTCGACGAGACCATGTTCGACGAGGGCCAGCGGCTGCCGTCGCCCTACCACCGCACCAAGTTCGAGTCCGAGCGGATCGTGCGCGAGGAGTGCGAGGTCCCGTGGCGGGTCTACCGGCCCGCGGTGGTCGTCGGCGACTCCGAGACCGGGGCCATGGACAAGGTCGACGGGCCCTACTACTTCTTCCCGCTGCTCAAGCGGATGCGCGACGCCCTGCCCGGCTGGGTGCCGCTGGTGGGCGTCGACCTCGGCGACACCAACGTGGTGCCGGTCGACTACGTCGCCAAGGCGATGGACCACCTCGCCCACGTGCCCGGCCACGACGGGGAGGCCTTCCACCTCGTCAACCCCGAGCCCATGAACACCGTCGGCCTGGTCAACACCTTCGCCGCGGCCGCCAACGCACCGCGGTTCGCGGTGCCGGTCGACCGCACCGTCACCGGCCTGCTGCCGACCCAGCTGCTCCCCCGGGCGCTGCGGCCCGCCGCGCTGCTCGGCCGGGCGCTGCACCTGCCGCCGGTGCAGCTGGCCCTGGCGCAGACCATCGGGCGCCTCGGCATCCCGCCCGAGGTCCTCGGCCACGTGTCGTTCTCGTCGGTCTACGCCTCCCGCCGCACCGAGAGGGCGCTGGCCGGCTCCGGCATCTCGGTGCCCGACCTCGACTCCTACGCCCCGGCGCTGTGGTCGTGGTGGGAGGAGAAGCTCGACGACTCGATCAAGGACGACGGCGCGGCCGTGCGGGCGCTGGCCAACAAGACCGTCGTCATCACCGGCGCCAGCTCCGGCATCGGCCTGGTCACCGCCGTCCAGGTCGCCAGGGCCGGCGGCGTGCCGGTCCTGGTCGCGCGCGGCCGCGAGAAGCTCGACGACACGGTGCGACTCATCCAGGCGCAGGGCGGCACGGCACACGCCTATCCCTGCGACCTGTCCGACCTCGACGCCATCGACGCGCTCACCAAGCAGCTGCGCGAGGACTTCGACCACGTCGACTTCGTCGTCAACAACGCCGGCCGCTCGATCCGCCGGTCGCTGAAGCTGAGCGAGGACCGCTTCCACGACTTCGAGCGCACCATGCAGCTCAACTACTACGGCGCCATCCGGCTCGTCATGGGGCTGCTCCCGGCGATGCGCGAGCAGCAGTCGGGCCACATCGTCAACGTCTCCTCGATCGGCGTGCTGACCAGCCCGCCCCGGTTCTCGGCGTACGTCGCCTCCAAGGCCGCGCTCGACGCCTGGAGCAACGTGGTCTCCAGCGAGCTCGTGGGCGACGGGATCTCCTTCACCACGATCCACATGCCGCTCGTGCGCACGCCGATGATCGCGCCGACCAAGCTCTACGACCGGTTCCCGACCATCAGCCCCGGCCAGGCGGCCCGCAAGGTGATCACCGCGCTGGTCGACCGGCCCCACGAGATCAACACCAAGACCGGCAACCTGGGCGCGCTGGCCCACACGCTGGCGCCCAAGACGGCCTTCCGGATCCTGCACCTGGCCTACCAGGTCTTCCCCGACTCGACCGCCGCCAAGGCCGGCACCACCCCGGCCGGCAAGTCTGAGAGCGAGCAGCTGCTGCTGGCCCGGCTGCTGCAGGGCGTGCACTGGTAGCCCGTGCAGGTCTTCCACATCGCCACCGCCGCCGACTGGGCGGCCGCCCGGCGCTCGGGCGCCTACACCACCTCGACGCGCGGCCGCACGCTGGAGCAGGAGGGGTTCCTGCACGCCTCGCGCCGCGAGCAGGTGCCCGGCACCTACCGGGCCTTCTACGCCGATGCCCGCGAGCCGCTGGTGCTGCTCACCATCGAGACCGACCGCCTCGACGTGCCGTGGCGCGAGGACGAGGTGGGCCAGGACCGGTTCCCCCACATCTACGGCCCGCTGTCGCCCGACGCGGTGGTGGCCGCGCAGCCGTTCGCGGCCGACGGCAGCCTGCCGTCGTTCACGCGGCTGTTCGTCGGCGAGATGCTGTGGCGGGTCGGGCTGGCGGTCGTCGCGATGCTGCTGGCCGGCCTCGGGGCGCAGCTCGCCGGGCTGAGCGGCACCGACGGCGCCCCGCTGGTGGGGGCGCTGGCCGGGCTGGCGCTCGGCGTCGTGGTGTTCGTCGTCGTGCTGCGCCGCCGGCGCTGAGGCTCAGGCGCGGCGGGTGCCGCTGGCCATCACCCGCTGGACGCGGTCGAAGGTCGCCAGCACGCTGAGCGCCTCGTCCCGCAGCGCCTCCAGCGCCGGGTCGCCGCCGGGGTCGGTGCCGCGGGCCTCCTCCCACAGCGCCCGCTCCTGTGCCGCCCAGTCGTCGCACTCCTCGACCTCGACGTCCTCGAAGCCCGCGACCACGAGGCCGTCGGCGAGCCGGAGCCGGCGCATCGAGGCGGGCACCTGCTCGTCGGCGGCGTCGCGCGGCTCCCAGGCGGTGAGGACCAGGCGCCCGCCGGGGCGCAGCACCCGCGCCACCTCGGCGTACGCCGCGTCGGGCCGCTCGGCGAACTGCACCGAGTCGAGGCAGATCACGGCGTCGACGCTGGCGTCCTCGAGCCCGGTGTCGGTCAGCGAGCCGACCCGGAAGGTCGCGTCGCGCTCCTGGCGGGCCGCCTCGGCCGTGGCCTGGCGCACCGCCTCGGCCGAGAAGTCGATCCCGAGCAGCCGGGCGCGGGTCCGCGAGGCCACCTCGAGGCCGTAGCCGCCCTGCCCGCAGGCCAGGTCGAGCAGCAGCTCGTCGGGCGCCAGCCAGAGCGCGCTGGTGACCGCGGCCAGGCCGTCGAGGGGCACCAGCCCGGTGACCGTGCGCGACAGCTCGGGGGACAGCCCGAGGTGGCGCTGCTCCAGGTCGTCGCGGGCGGTCGAGGCGTCGAGGTCGGCGTACCACCGGTCGAAGTCCTCCGCGGTGTACGCCGAGTCGCTCATGCCCGGAGCCTAGTGCTCCGCGACGCCCCCGGACGGCGTCGGCCCGGTGGCCACGGGCCGCGCGGGGTCGCGCACCCACTCGCTCCAGGAGCCGGGGTAGAGCGCGCCGTCGAGGCCGGCGACCGCCATCGCGAGCAGGTCGTGGGCCGCCGTGACCCCGCTGCCGCAGTACACGGCCGTCTCGCGGCCGCGCGCCGCGGCGTACACCTCGGCGAGCTCGGTGGGGCTGCGGAACCGGCCGTCGTCGGCCAGGTTGGCGCTGGTGGGGGCGTTGACCGCCCCGGGCACGTGGCCGGCCACGGGGTCGACCGGCTCGGTCTCGCCGGCGTAGCGGGGCGCCTCGCGGGCGTCGAGCAGCAGGCCGCGCGCCGCGACGTCGAGCACCTCCTCGGGCCCGACGGTCGGCACCGACCCCGGGCGGACCACGAGGTCGCCGGGCTCGGGAGCCCCGGCGCCCGTCGCGACCGGGTGCCCCGCGCCGACCCAGGCGCCCCAGCCACCGTCGAGGACCCGCACGGACCCGTGGCCGGCCCAGCGCAGCAGCCACCAGCAGCGGGCGGCTGCGCGCCCCTGCCAGTCGTCGTAGACCACGACCGGACGTCCCTCCCGCACCCCGGCGGCCCGGAGCGCGGCCTGCAGGTCGGCCGGGTCCGGCAGCGGGTGCCGACCGCCGTCGCCGGGCGGAGCGGCCAGCGCACCGTCCAGGTCGACGTACGCCGCGCCGGGCACGTGGCCGCGCTCGAACTCCGCCCCGCCGGGCGGCCCGCCCATCCGGTAGCGGACGTCGAGCAGGGTGGGCGCCGGCTCGTCCTCGAGCAGGCGGGCGAGCTCGTCGACGGCGATCAGCGGGTGCGGGGCGGCGGTCGGCTGCATGGCATGATCCTGCCCCGTGGCCGAACTACAGTTCTTCACCGGGACCATGGACTCGGGGAAGAGCACGCTGGCGTTGCAGACCAACCACAACCACGCCGCACGCGGTCGCCTGGGGCGGATCTTCACCACCCACGACCGCGCCGGGCAGGCGCTGATCTCCTCCCGGCTGGGCCTGACCCACGACGCGCTCGAGGTCGAGGAGGACTTCGACTTCTGGCGCTACGTCGTCGACCAGCTGACCCGGGGGCAGCGCATCGACTACCTGGTGTGCGACGAGGTGCAGTTCTACTCCGGCCGCCAGGTCGAGGACCTGGCCAAGGTCGTCGACGAGCTGCAGATCGACGTGTTCGCCTTCGGCATCCTCAGCGACTTCCGCACGCAGCTCTTCGAGGGCTCGCGCCGCATGGTCGAGCTCGCCGACCGGATGCACGTGCTCCAGGTCGAGGCGCTGTGCTGGTGCGGCAAGCGGGCCACCCACAACGCCCGCTCGGTCGACGGCACCATGGTCGTCGAGGGCGAGCAGGTCGTGGTCGGCGACGTCGAGGACCAGTCGGCGCCGCCGGCCGAGGTCGTCTACGAGGTGCTCTGCCGCGCCCACCACCGGCGCCGGATGACCGCCGCCCGCGCGCGTGCGATCTCGATGATCGCCGAGCCGCTCCCCTTCGCCTGAGCCCCGACGGGCGCCGGCAGAGGGGCCCGGCGGGGCCCCCTCAGCAGACCAGGAGGGGGATGAGCATCTCCTGCGGGGTCAGCGAGCCGTGCAGGCCGACCAGGGTGGTCTCGTAGGCGAAGTCGGTGGTGCTGAACAGCCCCCAGGTGCCGTGCGCCGCGGCCACGACGTCGCCGATGCGCGGCCGCACGCCCGCGTCGACCGGGCCGAACCAGCCGCGCGCGGTGGCCTGCTCGCGGGTCAGCACGGTCGCGCGCTCCCCCAGCACCTCGCGCCAGGTGGCCGCGACGTCGTCGACGGCCCCGTCGTGGCAGTAGACGTGGCGGAACCGGGCCTCGCCGCCGAGCAGCGTGACGCCGTCGCGCAGCCCGGGCAGCACGTCGACGTCGACGCGGGTCTCGGGGCCGCAGTCGACCATCCCGTGGTCGGCCACGACCACGATCCGCACCTCCGGCGGCAGTGCGTCGCGCAGCTCCTGGACGTCCTCGTCGACGTCGCGCAGCTGCCCCCGCCACCGCTGGGAGTCCACGCCCGCGCGGTGGCCGTGCCAGTCGAGGTCGCCGTCGTAGACGTAGGTCAGCGAGGGCCGGTGGGCAGCGGCCGCCACCGCGCCGGCGACCCGCTCGGCGATGTCGTCGGCCCCGACGTACGCCGCGCCCCGCTGGCCGCAGCGGGTGAGCCCGGACCCGGCGAACTCGCGCTTGCTCACCACGGTCGTGCGGACCCCCAGCGCCTCCAGGCGCGCGAAGGCGGTGGGGTGGGGCTGCCAGTCGAGCGGGTCGACGTCACGGTCCCAGAACAGCGCGTTGAGCAGCTCGCCGGTGGCCGGCACGCGCGAGGTGAAGCCCACCAGGCCGTGCTGGCCGGGCGCCAGCGCGGTGCCGAGCGAGGTCAGCGAGGTCGCGGTGGTCGAGGGCACCCCGCAGGTGGCGGGCGGCGTGCCCAGCAGGGAGTGCAGGTAGGGCGCCTGGGCGCGGTGCTCGGCGAGCAGCTCGTGGCCGAGGCCGTCGACCAGCACCACGACGTACGCCGGGGCCGGTGGCAGCTCGAGGCTGCTGGCGTGGCCGCCGAGGTCCACCCCGAGCGCCCGCGCGACGGCCGGCAGCACGTCGGCCAGGGTCCGGCCGGCGGCGTCGGCGGAGGACCACGCCGGGGCGAGGAACCCCGTGGCGGGGCCCGACCCCCACGCCCCCTGCGTCACCGGGGCGCTCAGCCGTGCGTGCGGGCCGAGAGGCTCTCGGCGAAGACGAGCAGGTCGTCGACCGCCTGCTGGCCGTCGGCGGCGGAGCTGACCCGCAGCGAGAAGTCGTCGGAGGCGAGCACGCCGGTGTAGCCGTGGTCGGCCTCGCACTCGGGGTCGGCGCAGCCCGCCGGCTCCAGGTCGAGCCGGTTGAGGCCACCCCAGCCCACGGTCAGCACGGCCTCGCTGGGCACGGGCTGGCCGCGGCCGGCGAACGACTCGGGGTTGGCCACCATCCGGTTGACCACGACCGAGCGCACCGAGGACAGCCGCACCGCCTCGGTGGAGGTCGAGGTGTAGGGCTCGGGCAGCAGGTCGTCGGGGGCGTGCTCGTCGGTGTGGCACAGGATCAGCCGGCTGTCGGTGAGCACCACGACGGTGATGTGGCGACGCACCTCGTCGCGGTCGATCGTCGGCTCGTGGTGGACGAGGAAGGCGTCGACCTGCTCGCCCGCGACGGCGGCGCGGACGCCCGCGGCCACGACCTCGGGGTAGTACCCGGTCTTCTCGATGGCGGCCACGAGGGCGCCGAACCGGTCCGGGGACGTGACGGTGCGCATGCGGGTCAGTCTGTCACGGCCCGTGGACGGCCTCAGCCGGGCAGCGTGTCGCCCGCCGGGGCCGTCAGCCGCCGGACGAACAGGTCCGAGCGGGCGTCGGCGACCGGCGCCACCCGGCCGGTGGCGTGCAGCACCGTGACGCCCCCGGCGGTCGCGTGCACCAGCACCAGGTCGAGCTGGCTGACCTGCGGCAGGTCGATCTTGAGCTGCGCGACCCGACGGATCAGGTCCTCGACCGCGGCCACGTCGACCTGCTCGCTGCCGCGGAAGCCGAACAGCAGCGGCGCGGCCTTGACCGAGCGCACCGTCTCCGCGGCGTCCACCGCGCTGATGGGCGGGATCCGGAAGGCCTTGTCACCGACGAGGTCGGTCAGCGCCCCGGCGATGCCGAAGGAGACGGCCGGGCCGAACAGCGGGTCCTCGAGGCCGCCGATGGCGATCGGCACGCCCGGGGAGGCGGTGCGCTGCACCACGAACTCCGCGTCGGCCGGGTCCGCGATCAGCTCCATGAGCGAGGCCCAGGCGTCGCGCATGTCGTCCTCGTCGTCGATGTTGCGCCACACGTGGGCCAGGTCGGGACGCTGGCGCAGCCGCTCGGCGGTCGCCTTGAGCACGACGTCCCAGCCGAGCTGACGGGCGGCGGCCAGCGCCTCCTCCACCGAGTGGACGTGCACGCGCTCCCACAGGTCGACCCCGTAGTGGCCCAGCAGCGCCTGCAGCTCGACGTCGGAGAGGTTCTTGCCCTGGGGGTGGTGCATCAGCAGCTCGTTGACCTGGCGGGTCGCGGCCTCGAGGTCGACGTGCTCGAGGACGGCGCCGTCCTGGTCGTCGCGGTCGCGCCACGCGGCGTACTCCACGACGCGGGCGAGCGCGCGCACCGCGGCCTCGACCGCCTGGTAGGACGGCACCGACCCGCGGCCGGCGGTGTCGCCCGAGAGGTCGGGCACGCGGAGCAGCTCGGGCACGCCCTCGCGGCCCAGGAAGGTCGAGACCAGCGGCTTGTCGGACTGCTCCCCCACCGCGGCCAGCACGTTGGCGACCTCCTCGCCGCCGGCGTCCAGCGGCGGGATGTAGACCGCGACGACGGCGTCGACGTGGTCGTCGTCGATGGCGGCGTCGAGCGCGTCCTCGAAGTCCTCGGCGGTGGCGTCGGCCCCCAGGGCGGTGGCGCTGGTGACCGTGAGCCCGTTGGCGACCGCGGCGTCGACGGCGAGCAGGCCCAGCGCGTCGGAGTTGCCGACGATGGCCACCCGGGAGCCGGACGGCAGCGGCTGGTGGGCCAGCAGCTGGGCGACGTCGAACATCTCCTCGAGCGTGTCGACCTGGAGGATGCCGGCCTGCTTGAACATCGCGTCGACGGCCTCGGGCGGCGCGGCGATCTGGCGCACGGCGTGGCCCATCGGCACCCCCTGGGTGGTGCGCCCCGAGCGGACGGCGATGATCGGCTTGGAGCGCGAGACGCGGCGCGCGATCCGGGAGAACTTGCGCGGGTTCCCGATGGACTCCAGGTAGAGCAGGATCACCTCGGTCGCCTCGTCCTCCTCCCAGTACTGCAGGAGGTCGTTGCCCGAGACGTCGGCGCGGTTGCCGGCGCTGACGAAGGTCGACAGGCCGAGGCCGCGGGCCCGGACCTTCTCCAGGATCGCGGTGCCGAGCGCGCCGGACTGGCAGAAGAAGCCCGCCCGGCCCCGCGGCGGCATCACCGGCGCGAGCGAGGCGTTGAGCGACACCGCGGAGGCGGTGTTGATGACGCCGAGGCAGTTGGGGCCGATCAGCCGCAGGCCGTAGGAGCGGGCCAGCCCGACCAGCTTGCGCTGCCGCTTGCGACCCTCCTCGCCGGTCTCGGCGAAGCCGCTGGAGATGACCACGAGGCCGTGCACGCCCTTGGCCGCGCAGTCGAGCACGACGTCCTGCACCTTGTCGGCCGGCACCGCCACGATCGCGACGTCGACGTCGCCGGGGATGTCGCCGACCGTGGCGTACGACGGCATGCCGGCCACCGAGTCGGCCGCGGGGTTCACGACGTACACCCGGCCGGCGTAGTCGCCCAGCACCAGGTTGCGCACCAGCGTGGCGCCGATGGTGTCGCGGCGGCGGGAGGCGCCGATGACGGCGACCGAGCCGGCGTTGAGGAAGGCGGCGATCGAGGCGGCCTCGGAGCGGTGCTCGCGGGCGGCGATCACGCCGATCGAGGTCTCGGTGGGGTCGATGTCGAACTCGAGGTGCATCACCCCCTCCTCCCAGCCGCCCTTGACCGAGTAGCCCTGCTCGCGGAAGACCTGGATCATCCGGCGGTTGTCGGGCAGCACCTCGGCCACGAAGCGCTTCACGCCGCGCTCGCGACCGGCCTGGGCGAGGTGCTCGAGCAGCACCTGGCCGATGCCGCGGCCCTGGTGCTGGTCCTGGACGAGGAAGGCCACCTCGGCGCGCTCGGCGTCGAGCAGGTCGTATCGGCCCACGGCGAGGATCTTCTGGGCCAGGGTGATCACGAAGGCCACCCGCTGGCGGTGGTCGACGGTGGTGAAGCGCGCGACGTCGCGGTCCGAGAGGGTCGGCATCGGGGCGAAGAAGCGGTAGTACTTCGACTGCTGGGAGACCTGGGCGTAGAACTCGACGAGCCCCTCGGCGTCGCTGGGCAGGATCGGGCGCAGGTGGGCGGTCCGGCCGTCGCGGAGGAG
This genomic interval from Nocardioides scoriae contains the following:
- the sepH gene encoding septation protein SepH gives rise to the protein MQHLTPTGRSEDGSRLILVSDSGEEYAVDVDARLREVLRDRPAGAPSTSRAARTGQKQENTMDSALRPRDIQARIRAGESAEQVAQAAGTPVETIMPYASPVLAERAHVAYTALKASVRRPGGPTGGARTLGEAVEQFLAEHRLHDDDVEWDAWRRPDGRWALTADVTVAGRDRHAELTADLPGRYVLAENDDARLLTGELVEDRGTGAVAAAPRRLTALRPGEDLPLGDDAIELVRDREEPSSTAEAFDPGADTADADWIADGAAPVEEPTSAPAHEDGLDDAGHDHADERDPDLEDTVAVPRTDDGPHDEQPEADDEPVVPAADPEVVDAELEARSGPEPDQDELDLGVPPQSAEEKQRTARRKRASVPSWDEIMFGGGGSDS
- a CDS encoding SDR family oxidoreductase, producing MAYFVTGATGFIGRYLVTELVENREGTIYALCREGSRARLQALVDQWGEDRVVPVVGDLSEPDLGVDPQWIAEHRGDVDHVFHLAAIYDMTASDELNEQLNVGGTRNAVALAEHLGAGCFHQVSSVAASGDFVGVFDETMFDEGQRLPSPYHRTKFESERIVREECEVPWRVYRPAVVVGDSETGAMDKVDGPYYFFPLLKRMRDALPGWVPLVGVDLGDTNVVPVDYVAKAMDHLAHVPGHDGEAFHLVNPEPMNTVGLVNTFAAAANAPRFAVPVDRTVTGLLPTQLLPRALRPAALLGRALHLPPVQLALAQTIGRLGIPPEVLGHVSFSSVYASRRTERALAGSGISVPDLDSYAPALWSWWEEKLDDSIKDDGAAVRALANKTVVITGASSGIGLVTAVQVARAGGVPVLVARGREKLDDTVRLIQAQGGTAHAYPCDLSDLDAIDALTKQLREDFDHVDFVVNNAGRSIRRSLKLSEDRFHDFERTMQLNYYGAIRLVMGLLPAMREQQSGHIVNVSSIGVLTSPPRFSAYVASKAALDAWSNVVSSELVGDGISFTTIHMPLVRTPMIAPTKLYDRFPTISPGQAARKVITALVDRPHEINTKTGNLGALAHTLAPKTAFRILHLAYQVFPDSTAAKAGTTPAGKSESEQLLLARLLQGVHW
- a CDS encoding DUF952 domain-containing protein, producing the protein MQVFHIATAADWAAARRSGAYTTSTRGRTLEQEGFLHASRREQVPGTYRAFYADAREPLVLLTIETDRLDVPWREDEVGQDRFPHIYGPLSPDAVVAAQPFAADGSLPSFTRLFVGEMLWRVGLAVVAMLLAGLGAQLAGLSGTDGAPLVGALAGLALGVVVFVVVLRRRR
- a CDS encoding class I SAM-dependent methyltransferase; protein product: MSDSAYTAEDFDRWYADLDASTARDDLEQRHLGLSPELSRTVTGLVPLDGLAAVTSALWLAPDELLLDLACGQGGYGLEVASRTRARLLGIDFSAEAVRQATAEAARQERDATFRVGSLTDTGLEDASVDAVICLDSVQFAERPDAAYAEVARVLRPGGRLVLTAWEPRDAADEQVPASMRRLRLADGLVVAGFEDVEVEECDDWAAQERALWEEARGTDPGGDPALEALRDEALSVLATFDRVQRVMASGTRRA
- a CDS encoding sulfurtransferase, with the translated sequence MQPTAAPHPLIAVDELARLLEDEPAPTLLDVRYRMGGPPGGAEFERGHVPGAAYVDLDGALAAPPGDGGRHPLPDPADLQAALRAAGVREGRPVVVYDDWQGRAAARCWWLLRWAGHGSVRVLDGGWGAWVGAGHPVATGAGAPEPGDLVVRPGSVPTVGPEEVLDVAARGLLLDAREAPRYAGETEPVDPVAGHVPGAVNAPTSANLADDGRFRSPTELAEVYAAARGRETAVYCGSGVTAAHDLLAMAVAGLDGALYPGSWSEWVRDPARPVATGPTPSGGVAEH
- a CDS encoding thymidine kinase, which produces MAELQFFTGTMDSGKSTLALQTNHNHAARGRLGRIFTTHDRAGQALISSRLGLTHDALEVEEDFDFWRYVVDQLTRGQRIDYLVCDEVQFYSGRQVEDLAKVVDELQIDVFAFGILSDFRTQLFEGSRRMVELADRMHVLQVEALCWCGKRATHNARSVDGTMVVEGEQVVVGDVEDQSAPPAEVVYEVLCRAHHRRRMTAARARAISMIAEPLPFA
- a CDS encoding alkaline phosphatase family protein, which gives rise to MTQGAWGSGPATGFLAPAWSSADAAGRTLADVLPAVARALGVDLGGHASSLELPPAPAYVVVLVDGLGHELLAEHRAQAPYLHSLLGTPPATCGVPSTTATSLTSLGTALAPGQHGLVGFTSRVPATGELLNALFWDRDVDPLDWQPHPTAFARLEALGVRTTVVSKREFAGSGLTRCGQRGAAYVGADDIAERVAGAVAAAAHRPSLTYVYDGDLDWHGHRAGVDSQRWRGQLRDVDEDVQELRDALPPEVRIVVVADHGMVDCGPETRVDVDVLPGLRDGVTLLGGEARFRHVYCHDGAVDDVAATWREVLGERATVLTREQATARGWFGPVDAGVRPRIGDVVAAAHGTWGLFSTTDFAYETTLVGLHGSLTPQEMLIPLLVC
- a CDS encoding DUF5998 family protein is translated as MRTVTSPDRFGALVAAIEKTGYYPEVVAAGVRAAVAGEQVDAFLVHHEPTIDRDEVRRHITVVVLTDSRLILCHTDEHAPDDLLPEPYTSTSTEAVRLSSVRSVVVNRMVANPESFAGRGQPVPSEAVLTVGWGGLNRLDLEPAGCADPECEADHGYTGVLASDDFSLRVSSAADGQQAVDDLLVFAESLSARTHG
- a CDS encoding bifunctional acetate--CoA ligase family protein/GNAT family N-acetyltransferase; this translates as MTSLETETPSPAPRDYPEHWEADVLLRDGRTAHLRPILPSDAEGLVEFYAQVSQQSKYYRFFAPMPTLSDRDVARFTTVDHRQRVAFVITLAQKILAVGRYDLLDAERAEVAFLVQDQHQGRGIGQVLLEHLAQAGRERGVKRFVAEVLPDNRRMIQVFREQGYSVKGGWEEGVMHLEFDIDPTETSIGVIAAREHRSEAASIAAFLNAGSVAVIGASRRRDTIGATLVRNLVLGDYAGRVYVVNPAADSVAGMPSYATVGDIPGDVDVAIVAVPADKVQDVVLDCAAKGVHGLVVISSGFAETGEEGRKRQRKLVGLARSYGLRLIGPNCLGVINTASAVSLNASLAPVMPPRGRAGFFCQSGALGTAILEKVRARGLGLSTFVSAGNRADVSGNDLLQYWEEDEATEVILLYLESIGNPRKFSRIARRVSRSKPIIAVRSGRTTQGVPMGHAVRQIAAPPEAVDAMFKQAGILQVDTLEEMFDVAQLLAHQPLPSGSRVAIVGNSDALGLLAVDAAVANGLTVTSATALGADATAEDFEDALDAAIDDDHVDAVVAVYIPPLDAGGEEVANVLAAVGEQSDKPLVSTFLGREGVPELLRVPDLSGDTAGRGSVPSYQAVEAAVRALARVVEYAAWRDRDDQDGAVLEHVDLEAATRQVNELLMHHPQGKNLSDVELQALLGHYGVDLWERVHVHSVEEALAAARQLGWDVVLKATAERLRQRPDLAHVWRNIDDEDDMRDAWASLMELIADPADAEFVVQRTASPGVPIAIGGLEDPLFGPAVSFGIAGALTDLVGDKAFRIPPISAVDAAETVRSVKAAPLLFGFRGSEQVDVAAVEDLIRRVAQLKIDLPQVSQLDLVLVHATAGGVTVLHATGRVAPVADARSDLFVRRLTAPAGDTLPG